The following proteins are co-located in the Streptomyces sp. DT2A-34 genome:
- a CDS encoding Dps family protein — translation MTVVKSTLPEPARRVAGEALQSTLVDLLGLSLIGKQAHWNIVGPRFRSIHLQLDEVVSVARAYSDTVAERSAALGLPPDGRPETIAAAYTLPGPKEGWLRDTEVVQLVVDAMAAAIERLRERIDATAEADPVTQDLLIGITSELEKQRWMFDAENWPRDE, via the coding sequence ATGACTGTCGTCAAGAGCACGCTTCCCGAACCGGCTCGCCGGGTCGCCGGGGAGGCCCTGCAGAGCACTCTCGTCGATCTTCTCGGACTCTCGCTGATCGGGAAGCAGGCGCACTGGAACATCGTGGGACCGCGGTTCCGCTCGATCCATCTGCAGCTCGACGAGGTGGTGTCGGTGGCCCGCGCGTACTCCGACACGGTCGCCGAACGCTCCGCGGCGCTCGGCCTGCCGCCCGACGGCCGGCCGGAGACCATCGCCGCGGCCTACACGCTGCCCGGCCCCAAGGAGGGCTGGCTGCGCGACACGGAGGTCGTCCAGCTGGTCGTGGACGCCATGGCGGCGGCCATAGAGCGGCTGCGCGAACGTATCGACGCGACCGCCGAGGCGGACCCGGTGACGCAGGACCTGCTGATCGGCATCACGAGCGAGCTGGAGAAGCAGCGCTGGATGTTCGACGCCGAGAACTGGCCGCGCGACGAGTGA
- a CDS encoding DUF3140 domain-containing protein, producing MTDALELDTLWQDFHRVVNMTSQELATWLRVSDADEETEPLPDQAGTPTGQHVLAILQKRRTDLTDDDIQVMYDVVDTVTAEADLENEPEPEQTRRRHQLMTIGHDPLRP from the coding sequence ATGACCGACGCCCTCGAACTCGACACGCTGTGGCAGGACTTCCACCGCGTGGTGAACATGACCTCGCAGGAGCTGGCCACCTGGCTGCGGGTCAGTGACGCGGACGAGGAGACCGAGCCGCTGCCGGACCAGGCCGGCACACCGACCGGGCAGCATGTCCTCGCGATCCTCCAGAAGCGGCGCACGGACCTCACGGACGACGACATCCAGGTGATGTACGACGTCGTGGACACCGTCACCGCCGAGGCGGACCTGGAGAACGAGCCCGAGCCCGAACAGACGCGCCGTCGGCATCAGTTGATGACGATCGGCCACGATCCGCTGAGGCCATGA
- a CDS encoding endonuclease, with protein sequence MSDDRRVVRELVRAHGQTFAEEAGIPLKDTPQPLYRLLVLAHLLSARIRGSIAVDTARELYEAGLRDPRRMADADWQERVDALGRGGYRRYDERTATQLGDGAELLTDRWGGDLRRLRKEADGDVAELRRLLQEFPGMGPAGADIFLREAQRVWPEVAPYLDGKALSGARRLGLPKDPDRLADLAGNTEPAVLAAALVRAAVDKEVAEDSLRRAA encoded by the coding sequence ATGAGCGACGACAGGCGCGTCGTACGGGAACTCGTGCGCGCGCACGGCCAGACGTTCGCCGAAGAGGCGGGCATCCCGCTGAAGGACACCCCGCAGCCGCTGTACCGGCTGCTGGTGCTGGCGCATCTGCTCAGCGCCCGGATCCGCGGCTCGATCGCCGTCGACACCGCCCGCGAACTGTACGAGGCGGGGCTGCGTGATCCACGCCGCATGGCCGACGCCGACTGGCAGGAGCGGGTGGACGCGCTGGGCCGGGGCGGCTACCGGCGTTACGACGAGCGGACCGCCACCCAACTCGGCGACGGCGCCGAGCTGTTGACCGACCGGTGGGGCGGCGATCTGCGGCGGCTGCGCAAGGAGGCGGACGGCGACGTCGCCGAACTGCGCCGCCTGCTGCAGGAGTTCCCCGGCATGGGTCCGGCCGGCGCCGACATCTTCCTGCGCGAGGCCCAGCGGGTCTGGCCGGAAGTGGCGCCCTACCTGGACGGCAAGGCCCTCTCGGGCGCGCGGCGGCTCGGCCTGCCCAAGGACCCGGACCGGCTGGCCGACCTCGCCGGGAACACCGAACCGGCCGTGCTCGCCGCCGCGTTGGTGCGGGCGGCCGTCGACAAGGAGGTGGCCGAAGACAGCCTCCGCCGGGCCGCATGA
- a CDS encoding SAM-dependent methyltransferase, producing MTGTEPAVSRIDTSRPHPARVYDWFLGGKDNYPVDEELGRRITALQGDAPRHARANRRFMERATRAVVRETGIRQFLDVGSGIPTEPNLHQIAQSVVPDARVVYVDNDPIVLAHAEALLHGTPAGVTAYVQADAREPERILEQAASVLDFDRPVALSLIALLHFIADDDGAHQLVDTLVGALAPGSCLVLSAMTADFDPENVRRGIAAYTASGVTLVARSHAEMGRLFKGLELLEPGIVSLSDWRPAADENETREVPVSETREEPVSLYGAVGLKR from the coding sequence GTGACCGGGACCGAGCCGGCCGTATCGCGTATCGACACGAGCAGGCCGCATCCGGCCCGGGTGTACGACTGGTTCCTCGGCGGCAAGGACAACTACCCCGTCGACGAGGAACTCGGACGGCGGATCACCGCGCTGCAGGGGGACGCTCCGCGGCATGCGCGGGCCAACCGCCGCTTCATGGAGCGGGCCACGCGGGCGGTCGTCCGGGAGACGGGGATCCGCCAGTTCCTCGATGTCGGTTCCGGCATCCCGACCGAGCCCAACCTGCACCAGATCGCCCAGTCCGTCGTCCCCGACGCACGAGTGGTGTACGTCGACAACGACCCGATCGTGCTCGCACACGCCGAGGCCCTGCTGCACGGCACCCCGGCGGGTGTGACCGCATATGTGCAGGCCGATGCGCGCGAACCGGAGCGGATTCTGGAACAGGCCGCCTCCGTCCTCGACTTCGACCGGCCCGTCGCCCTGTCACTGATCGCGCTCCTGCACTTCATCGCGGACGACGACGGCGCCCACCAGCTCGTGGACACGCTGGTCGGCGCGTTGGCGCCGGGCAGCTGTCTGGTGCTGTCGGCGATGACGGCGGACTTCGATCCGGAGAACGTCCGTCGGGGTATCGCGGCCTACACCGCGAGCGGGGTGACGCTCGTGGCCCGTTCGCACGCCGAGATGGGCCGCTTGTTCAAGGGACTTGAGCTGCTGGAACCGGGCATCGTCTCCCTGTCCGACTGGCGGCCGGCCGCGGACGAGAACGAGACGAGGGAAGTACCCGTGTCCGAGACGAGGGAAGAACCCGTGTCGCTGTACGGCGCGGTCGGCCTCAAGCGCTGA
- a CDS encoding SDR family oxidoreductase: MSSVLVVGGTSGIGLEFARMRAGRGDETVLTGRDAHRADIVAKGIGARGLALDLGRPQEIGAALAGVGRLDHLVLAGVSRDDNKVTEYDIDAALRLVTLKLVGYTEVVHVLRDRLHDDSAIVLFGGQAKERPYPGATTVATVNAGVGGLVNTLAVELAPIRVNAVHPGVVGDSPYWQAKPERVLAALRTETPTGRLATMADVVDAVEFLLRNGSVNAVELAVDGGWLLG, from the coding sequence ATGAGCAGCGTCCTCGTCGTGGGCGGTACGTCGGGCATCGGGCTGGAGTTCGCCCGGATGCGGGCCGGGCGTGGGGACGAGACCGTCCTGACCGGCCGTGACGCCCATCGCGCCGACATCGTCGCCAAGGGGATCGGCGCCCGCGGACTCGCCCTCGACCTCGGCCGGCCGCAGGAGATCGGTGCCGCGCTGGCCGGCGTCGGACGCCTCGACCACCTGGTGCTCGCGGGCGTGTCGCGCGACGACAACAAGGTCACCGAGTACGACATCGACGCCGCCCTGCGGCTCGTCACCCTGAAACTCGTCGGCTACACCGAGGTCGTGCATGTCCTGCGGGACCGGCTCCACGACGACAGCGCGATCGTGCTGTTCGGCGGGCAGGCCAAGGAACGGCCCTATCCGGGCGCGACGACGGTGGCGACGGTCAACGCGGGCGTGGGCGGCCTGGTGAACACCCTCGCCGTCGAACTCGCGCCGATCCGGGTGAACGCCGTGCACCCGGGTGTCGTCGGGGACAGCCCCTACTGGCAGGCCAAGCCGGAGCGGGTGCTCGCCGCCCTGCGCACCGAGACCCCCACCGGGCGGCTGGCCACCATGGCCGACGTGGTCGACGCGGTGGAGTTCCTGCTGCGCAACGGGTCGGTCAACGCGGTCGAACTGGCCGTGGACGGAGGGTGGTTGCTCGGCTGA
- a CDS encoding cupin domain-containing protein, with translation MTRHLVNRAAEVPEPPYDELGYRRRTLVGEGDGSVHTGFGLCGIRPDGRVPAHVHSYEESFHVLYGAVILDVPERAYLLEEGDYGLLPTGVPHAWRGAGDLAGRWADMLAPVPRARYGYDTQAVPALPERDPVRIDVRDPRTRYFGHFAPVQMDAGKQSQDLLAVSASMRTALLVYSGITVKTMVDSDLGAVASTMFMVQYAPDGVAGSHDHPFEETYLFLEGEADAVFDGERYRLGPGDCAWAGAGCVHGFANAGRGPLRWLETQAPQPPPRHSYRFTRDWEYLREALES, from the coding sequence ATGACCCGACACCTGGTGAACCGGGCCGCCGAGGTTCCGGAGCCGCCGTACGACGAACTCGGGTACCGGCGGCGGACATTGGTCGGCGAGGGCGACGGCAGTGTGCACACCGGCTTCGGCCTGTGCGGGATACGGCCCGACGGCCGGGTCCCGGCCCATGTGCACTCGTACGAGGAGAGCTTCCATGTGCTCTACGGCGCTGTGATCCTCGATGTGCCCGAAAGGGCGTACCTGCTCGAAGAGGGCGACTACGGCCTCCTCCCGACCGGCGTCCCGCACGCCTGGCGCGGCGCCGGAGACCTCGCCGGCCGCTGGGCCGACATGCTCGCCCCGGTGCCGCGGGCACGCTACGGGTACGACACGCAGGCGGTGCCCGCGCTACCCGAGCGCGACCCCGTCCGCATCGACGTCCGCGATCCGCGCACCCGGTACTTCGGCCACTTCGCACCCGTGCAGATGGACGCCGGCAAGCAGTCCCAGGACCTGCTCGCGGTGTCGGCGAGCATGCGCACCGCCCTGCTCGTGTACAGCGGGATCACCGTGAAGACGATGGTCGACAGCGATCTGGGCGCGGTCGCCTCGACCATGTTCATGGTGCAGTACGCGCCCGACGGCGTCGCCGGCTCGCACGACCACCCCTTCGAGGAGACGTACCTGTTTCTCGAAGGGGAGGCGGACGCGGTGTTCGACGGCGAGCGGTACCGGCTCGGCCCCGGCGACTGCGCCTGGGCGGGCGCCGGTTGTGTGCACGGGTTCGCCAACGCCGGTCGGGGACCGCTGCGTTGGCTGGAGACACAGGCGCCGCAGCCGCCGCCGCGCCACTCCTACCGGTTCACGCGGGACTGGGAGTACCTGAGGGAGGCCCTGGAGTCATGA